Proteins encoded by one window of Musa acuminata AAA Group cultivar baxijiao chromosome BXJ2-9, Cavendish_Baxijiao_AAA, whole genome shotgun sequence:
- the LOC135623487 gene encoding E3 ubiquitin-protein ligase WAVH1-like isoform X2: protein MHAFHFMCIASNVRHGSVTCPICRAQWSQLPREFTTPSISNTDPILRILDDSIATSRFNRRSFLRATRYNDDDPVEPEAAIEASHPRLHLAIIPVSSPTDVLPQHNTLPNGRKRAYLSVKLSQQQATDLILVASPNGPHLRLLKQSMTLVVFSLRPMDRLAIVTYSTTATRAFPLRRMSSQGKRAALQVIDRIFYLGEAVPAEGLRKGLKILEDRTHHNPLACILHLSDSPTQSYVCRDLQFPIPIHRFHIGFGFGMSSGFVMHEFEEFLARLLGGMIRETQVRIGAEGGRVLLGELRGGEERRIPVNSIDDCGYLAVSYSYVEGGAEQRLSTGEVVLGTEMKNDQNDPQGEIEAIDLTVRGRSNHVERWGYLDPFMARRWAKHLHGHKA from the exons ATGCATGCTTTtcacttcatgtgcattgcatcgAATGTCCGGCATGGCAGTGTTACATGCCCCATCTGCCGAGCACAATGGTCACAGCTCCCACGTGAGTTCACCACGCCCTCCATTAGCAACACTGACCCCATCCTCCGCATCCTTGATGACTCGATTGCCACTTCCCGCTTTAACCGCCGATCATTTCTCCGTGCCACCCGCTACAATGATGATGACCCTGTTGAGCCTGAAGCAGCAATTGAAGCCAGCCACCCTCGCCTTCACCTTGCCATCATTCCTGTTTCATCACCAACAG ATGTGCTTCCACAACATAATACTTTGCCAAATGGGCGGAAGAGGGCCTACCTGTCTGTAAAACTCTCTCAGCAACAAGCAACTGATCTGATTCTTGTTGCAAGCCCAAATGGGCCTCATTTAAGGCTGCTCAAGCAATCCATGACACTTGTGGTCTTCTCGCTGCGTCCCATGGATCGGTTGGCCATCGTCACCTACTCCACCACCGCCACTCGTGCCTTCCCTCTAAGGCGGATGTCATCTCAAGGGAAGCGGGCAGCACTACAAGTTATCGATCGCATATTTTACCTAGGTGAAGCTGTACCTGCTGAAGGGCTCCGGAAAGGTCTCAAGATATTGGAGGACCGGACTCACCACAATCCACTTGCTTGCATCCTCCACCTTTCAGACAGCCCGACCCAAAGTTATGTCTGCAGAGACCTGCAGTTTCCCATCCCAATTCACAGGTTCCATATTGGTTTTGGATTTGGGATGTCAAGTGGGTTTGTAATGCATGAGTTTGAAGAGTTCTTAGCTAGATTGCTTGGGGGCATGATCAGAGAGACCCAAGTAAGAATAGGAGCAGAGGGTGGACGGGTATTGTTGGGGGAgctgagaggaggagaagaaaggagGATACCAGTGAACTCAATTGATGACTGTGGATACCTTGCTGTCAGCTATAGCTATGTTGAAGGAGGAGCAGAACAGAGGCTAAGCACTGGGGAAGTAGTGCTTGGGACCGAGATGAAGAATGACCAAAATGATCCTCAGGGTGAGATTGAAGCAATTGATCTCACTGTTAGAGGAAGGAGCAACCATGTCGAGAGGTGGGGTTACCTTGACCCCTTCATGGCTCGACGATGGGCGAAGCATCTGCATGGACACAAAGCATGA
- the LOC135623487 gene encoding E3 ubiquitin-protein ligase WAV3-like isoform X1 yields MGGGASRWRRAARKIGFPCASFSSETPAKTISFSGISITTESAEGKPEEAGAKGVPDKRLCAICLEPLSCGDGSTNFASNQKIFTAQCMHAFHFMCIASNVRHGSVTCPICRAQWSQLPREFTTPSISNTDPILRILDDSIATSRFNRRSFLRATRYNDDDPVEPEAAIEASHPRLHLAIIPVSSPTDVLPQHNTLPNGRKRAYLSVKLSQQQATDLILVASPNGPHLRLLKQSMTLVVFSLRPMDRLAIVTYSTTATRAFPLRRMSSQGKRAALQVIDRIFYLGEAVPAEGLRKGLKILEDRTHHNPLACILHLSDSPTQSYVCRDLQFPIPIHRFHIGFGFGMSSGFVMHEFEEFLARLLGGMIRETQVRIGAEGGRVLLGELRGGEERRIPVNSIDDCGYLAVSYSYVEGGAEQRLSTGEVVLGTEMKNDQNDPQGEIEAIDLTVRGRSNHVERWGYLDPFMARRWAKHLHGHKA; encoded by the exons ATGGGTGGCGGAGCATCGAGATGGAGGAGGGCGGCGAGGAAGATTGGTTTCCCTTGCGCTTCCTTCTCCAGTGAGACCCCAGCTAAAACT ATCTCTTTCTCCGGGATTAGCATAACGACGGAGAGCGCAGAGGGAAAACCGGAGGAAGCAGGGGCGAAAGGTGTCCCTGATAAG AGACTATGTGCAATTTGCTTGGAGCCCCTTAGCTGTGGTGATGGCAGTACCAATTTTGCCAGCAACCAAAAGATCTTCACAGCACAATGCATGCATGCTTTtcacttcatgtgcattgcatcgAATGTCCGGCATGGCAGTGTTACATGCCCCATCTGCCGAGCACAATGGTCACAGCTCCCACGTGAGTTCACCACGCCCTCCATTAGCAACACTGACCCCATCCTCCGCATCCTTGATGACTCGATTGCCACTTCCCGCTTTAACCGCCGATCATTTCTCCGTGCCACCCGCTACAATGATGATGACCCTGTTGAGCCTGAAGCAGCAATTGAAGCCAGCCACCCTCGCCTTCACCTTGCCATCATTCCTGTTTCATCACCAACAG ATGTGCTTCCACAACATAATACTTTGCCAAATGGGCGGAAGAGGGCCTACCTGTCTGTAAAACTCTCTCAGCAACAAGCAACTGATCTGATTCTTGTTGCAAGCCCAAATGGGCCTCATTTAAGGCTGCTCAAGCAATCCATGACACTTGTGGTCTTCTCGCTGCGTCCCATGGATCGGTTGGCCATCGTCACCTACTCCACCACCGCCACTCGTGCCTTCCCTCTAAGGCGGATGTCATCTCAAGGGAAGCGGGCAGCACTACAAGTTATCGATCGCATATTTTACCTAGGTGAAGCTGTACCTGCTGAAGGGCTCCGGAAAGGTCTCAAGATATTGGAGGACCGGACTCACCACAATCCACTTGCTTGCATCCTCCACCTTTCAGACAGCCCGACCCAAAGTTATGTCTGCAGAGACCTGCAGTTTCCCATCCCAATTCACAGGTTCCATATTGGTTTTGGATTTGGGATGTCAAGTGGGTTTGTAATGCATGAGTTTGAAGAGTTCTTAGCTAGATTGCTTGGGGGCATGATCAGAGAGACCCAAGTAAGAATAGGAGCAGAGGGTGGACGGGTATTGTTGGGGGAgctgagaggaggagaagaaaggagGATACCAGTGAACTCAATTGATGACTGTGGATACCTTGCTGTCAGCTATAGCTATGTTGAAGGAGGAGCAGAACAGAGGCTAAGCACTGGGGAAGTAGTGCTTGGGACCGAGATGAAGAATGACCAAAATGATCCTCAGGGTGAGATTGAAGCAATTGATCTCACTGTTAGAGGAAGGAGCAACCATGTCGAGAGGTGGGGTTACCTTGACCCCTTCATGGCTCGACGATGGGCGAAGCATCTGCATGGACACAAAGCATGA
- the LOC135623488 gene encoding protein DNA-DAMAGE INDUCIBLE 1-like: MKITVMTPDDRFITLDVDPDESVENVKALLEVETNVSLHQQQLHFNGKEMRNSDRLSAIGVGDGDMVMMVPQAARASSAELTLNTDGSAVNPASFRHHVRRDSQLITQLLQNDPPMAQAILGDDLNELQSILRERHRLRNELQRKQEEELALMYADPFDVEAQKKIEASIRQKGIDENWEAALEHNPEAFARVVMLYVDMEVNGVPLKAFVDSGAQSTIISKSCAERCGLLRLLDQRYKGIAVGVGQSEIIGRIHVAPIKIGHVFYHCSFTVLDAPNMEFLFGLDMLRKHQCIIDLKENVLRVGGGEVSVPFLQEKDIPSHIRDEERYSKQASLGPGSAPESSGAQEKTLDISAKNQSSGTPTNDRTQDADFEAKVNKLVELGFDRASATQALRLFNGNEDKAAAFLFGG; this comes from the exons ATGAAGATCACCGTGATGACCCCCGACGACCGGTTCATTACGCTTGACGTCGATCCCGATGAATCC GTTGAGAATGTCAAAGCGCTGCTTGAGGTGGAG ACGAATGTCTCTCTTCATCAGCAGCAGCTGCATTTCAATGGGAAGGAGATGAGGAATTCAGACCGGTTGAGCGCCATCGGTGTCGGTGATGGTGATATGGTGATGATGGTTCCTCAAGCTGCACG GGCATCATCTGCTGAACTAACTTTAAATACCGATGGGTCGGCTGTGAATCCTGCATCCTTTCGGCATCATGTTAGGCGTGACTCTCAGTTGATAACACAACTTCTTCAG AATGATCCACCAATGGCACAAGCTATACTTGGAGATGACCTCAATGAACTTCAGAGTATCTTGCGAGAGCGCCATCGGCTGAGAAACGAATTACAGCGAAAGCAAGAGGAAGAGCTT GCTCTGATGTATGCTGATCCTTTTGATGTTGAAGCTCAGAAAAAGATCGAGGCATCTATCAGACAG AAAGGAATTGATGAAAATTGGGAGGCTGCTTTAGAACACAACCCTGAAGCTTTTGCACGAGTG GTTATGTTGTATGTAGATATGGAAGTCAATGGAGTACCTTTGAAG GCTTTCGTTGATAGTGGAGCACAATCTACAATAATCTCGAAAAGCTGTGCTGAGCGTTGTGG GCTATTGAGACTACTTGATCAGCGTTACAAGGGCATTGCTGTTGGGGTTGGGCAATCAGAGATAATAGGTCGAATACATGTAGCACCAATTAAG ATTGGCCATGTATTTTATCACTGCTCCTTCACTGTGTTGGATGCACCCAATATGGAGTTCCTTTTTGGGCTTGATATGCTGCGTAAACATCAG TGCATAATTGATTTGAAGGAAAATGTTCTAAGAGTGGGTGGTGGAGAGGTTTCAGTGCCATTTTTGCAAG AGAAAGACATTCCCTCACATATCCGTGATGAAGAAAGATACTCAAAGCAAGCTTCTCTTGGCCCAGGATCTGCTCCA GAATCATCAGGTGCACAAGAGAAGACTCTGGATATCTCTGCAAAAAACCAGTCTTCTG GAACCCCTACAAATGATCGTACACAG GATGCTGATTTTGAGGCGAAAGTCAATAAGCTTGTGGAGCTTGGATTTGACAGAGCATCAGCAACACAGGCCCTTAGACTGTTTAATGGCAATGAAGACAAAGCTGCTGCATTTTTATTTGGTGGTTAA